In a genomic window of Ralstonia nicotianae:
- a CDS encoding MraY family glycosyltransferase, which translates to MLTLSVAFLVSFVVTLMVIRYSSLHAHITADWDLHGVQKFHARPVPRIGGLGIVLAMTAAAVAAWVRDPQVVGHPFLLLVVCVMPAFIAGFIEDMTKRVSPRERLLATMAAALVAVYLLNAKIVRIDIHLIDMALAIPLISIAITTVAVAGLANSINIIDGFNGLASMVAMMMFVSLAYVAFRVGDTLILTIAFAMIGAILGFFIWNFPAGHIFLGDGGAYMIGFVLAECSILLVLRNGSVSAWYPVLMVIYPIFETLFSIYRRRVLKGVPAGYPDGVHLHTLIYQRVMRWAVGSKDERHRLRRNSMTSPYLWLLSLLAVLPATLFWNSKIVLLVFVAIFIFLYVWLYWRIVRFQSPRWLIIKKHHHVKKHHE; encoded by the coding sequence ATGCTTACATTGTCGGTGGCTTTTCTCGTATCGTTTGTCGTGACCCTGATGGTTATCCGGTATTCGAGCCTGCACGCCCACATTACAGCCGATTGGGATCTGCACGGCGTGCAGAAGTTCCATGCACGGCCCGTGCCCCGTATCGGCGGGCTCGGCATTGTGCTGGCGATGACCGCTGCCGCCGTGGCAGCCTGGGTACGCGATCCGCAGGTCGTGGGCCATCCGTTCCTGCTGCTGGTGGTCTGCGTCATGCCCGCCTTCATCGCCGGCTTCATCGAGGACATGACCAAGCGCGTCAGCCCCCGGGAGCGGCTGCTGGCGACCATGGCCGCCGCCCTGGTGGCGGTCTATCTGCTCAACGCCAAGATCGTGCGGATCGACATCCACCTGATCGACATGGCGTTGGCGATTCCCTTGATCTCCATTGCGATCACCACGGTTGCGGTGGCGGGCCTGGCCAATTCCATCAATATCATCGACGGCTTCAACGGGCTCGCTTCGATGGTGGCGATGATGATGTTCGTCTCGCTCGCCTATGTCGCGTTCCGCGTGGGCGATACCTTGATCCTGACGATCGCGTTCGCGATGATCGGGGCCATCCTCGGGTTCTTCATCTGGAATTTCCCGGCCGGGCACATTTTTCTCGGCGACGGCGGTGCCTATATGATCGGGTTCGTGCTGGCCGAGTGCAGCATTCTGCTGGTGCTGCGCAACGGCAGCGTTTCGGCGTGGTACCCGGTCCTGATGGTGATCTACCCGATTTTCGAGACGTTGTTCTCGATCTATCGGCGGCGCGTCCTGAAAGGGGTGCCGGCCGGATACCCGGATGGCGTGCATCTCCATACCCTGATCTACCAGCGTGTCATGCGCTGGGCCGTGGGCAGCAAGGACGAGCGGCATCGGCTGCGGCGCAATTCGATGACGTCACCGTACCTCTGGCTGCTGAGCCTGCTGGCGGTGCTGCCGGCGACGCTGTTTTGGAACAGCAAGATCGTCCTGCTGGTCTTTGTCGCGATTTTCATCTTCTTGTACGTGTGGCTGTACTGGCGCATCGTCCGGTTCCAGTCGCCGCGCTGGCTGATCATAAAAAAACACCATCACGTAAAGAAACACCATGAATAG
- a CDS encoding chain-length determining protein produces the protein MNSDPRFDDDRPGDAAIVMLAQGAQFAQRHAKKLVAGGMAGAALAIGLALVLPKQWEASVVIQVGQITNEAMPGTPLPAPTPVETVGRAVERLQLPQFEDLVLRKLGLPLEVNENASTDLIRRSLKAVQLKNADLIEVTVRGFSQADAQRYTQAFSDALIGAHAVIAKPSLDKINANMAEVRQQISAEEARKGELSALMRARDQAKSEVKFSESVLLASMVAENDKQLQGLRQREINIREQLNPERTFNTRLFDAVHVSRRHVFPSGLLFAAGGLVLGLLVAIGWGLTGDFRRGRLGSRK, from the coding sequence ATGAATAGTGATCCACGATTTGACGACGATCGTCCGGGCGATGCGGCGATTGTGATGCTGGCGCAGGGGGCGCAATTTGCCCAGCGCCATGCGAAGAAGCTGGTTGCGGGCGGGATGGCGGGAGCGGCGCTTGCCATTGGCTTGGCGCTTGTTTTGCCCAAGCAGTGGGAGGCCAGTGTTGTCATTCAGGTCGGGCAGATCACGAACGAGGCGATGCCCGGGACGCCGCTGCCCGCTCCCACTCCAGTGGAAACGGTGGGACGCGCCGTGGAGCGGTTGCAGCTGCCGCAATTCGAGGATCTCGTGCTGCGGAAATTGGGCCTGCCTCTCGAGGTCAACGAAAATGCCTCGACGGACCTGATCCGGCGCTCGCTCAAGGCGGTACAGCTGAAGAATGCCGACCTGATCGAAGTGACCGTGCGCGGGTTTTCCCAGGCAGATGCGCAACGCTATACGCAGGCGTTTTCCGACGCGCTGATCGGCGCGCACGCCGTGATCGCCAAGCCGTCGCTGGACAAGATCAACGCGAACATGGCTGAAGTGCGCCAGCAGATCTCGGCGGAGGAAGCCCGGAAGGGCGAGCTGTCGGCATTGATGCGTGCCCGTGACCAGGCGAAGAGCGAGGTGAAATTCTCGGAGAGCGTGCTGCTGGCGAGCATGGTCGCCGAGAACGACAAGCAACTCCAGGGGCTGCGGCAGCGCGAGATCAATATCCGGGAACAGCTCAATCCTGAGCGGACCTTCAATACGCGGCTGTTCGACGCCGTGCATGTCAGCCGGCGCCATGTGTTTCCGAGCGGCCTGCTGTTCGCGGCGGGCGGCCTGGTGCTGGGCTTGCTCGTGGCAATCGGCTGGGGCCTGACCGGGGACTTCCGCCGGGGCCGCCTCGGCAGCCGCAAGTGA
- the waaA gene encoding lipid IV(A) 3-deoxy-D-manno-octulosonic acid transferase produces the protein MLRIAYRLLWRALLPFALLRLWWRGRKEPGYRQHVGERLGFYRPRANPDHPLLWVHAVSVGETRAAQPLIDALLARFPQHDVLLTHMTPTGRRTGAEFAAQRNGRVIQAYLPYDLAGAVDRFLRHFQPRLGLLMETEIWPVLIERAHHAGVPMVLVNGRLSERSHRRTARLGQAARETYAQLAAVLAQTPDDADRYRSLGVPRVRVTGNLKFDITPHVDQIMMGRALRDALCGRAVWVAASTREGEEPLLLDAWHAHRAQHAGRRHPLLILVPRHPQRFDEVAQLAGLKGLRVARRSALSLSAAEAPDAAGVLDADILLGDSMGEMALYYAAAQAAFIGGSLLPMGGQNLIEACAVGTPVVIGPHTFNFAQATRDAVAAGACVQVEDAACAVRVIDQWLSDADAREAASRAALAFAATHGGATARTVEAVASLVLPSL, from the coding sequence ATGCTGCGCATTGCCTATCGCCTGCTGTGGCGTGCGCTGCTGCCGTTTGCGCTGCTGCGCCTGTGGTGGCGCGGCCGCAAGGAACCCGGCTATCGCCAGCACGTGGGCGAGCGGCTGGGCTTCTATCGGCCGCGCGCCAATCCCGATCACCCGCTGCTGTGGGTGCACGCGGTGTCGGTCGGCGAGACGCGCGCGGCGCAGCCGCTGATCGATGCGCTGCTGGCGCGCTTCCCGCAGCACGACGTGCTGCTGACCCACATGACACCGACCGGCCGCCGCACGGGTGCCGAATTCGCGGCACAGCGCAACGGCCGCGTGATCCAGGCCTATCTGCCCTACGATCTGGCGGGTGCCGTCGACCGCTTCCTCCGTCATTTCCAGCCGCGCCTCGGCCTGCTGATGGAGACCGAGATCTGGCCGGTGCTGATCGAACGTGCCCACCATGCCGGCGTGCCGATGGTGCTGGTCAATGGGCGGCTGTCCGAGCGCAGTCATCGGCGCACCGCACGGCTGGGCCAGGCCGCGCGCGAGACCTATGCGCAGCTCGCCGCGGTGCTCGCCCAGACCCCGGACGACGCCGACCGCTATCGTTCGCTCGGCGTGCCGCGCGTGCGCGTGACCGGCAACCTGAAGTTCGATATCACGCCGCATGTCGACCAGATCATGATGGGCCGTGCGTTGCGCGATGCGCTGTGCGGGCGCGCCGTCTGGGTGGCCGCCAGCACGCGCGAAGGCGAGGAGCCCCTGCTGCTCGATGCGTGGCATGCGCATCGCGCGCAGCATGCGGGCCGCCGGCATCCGCTGCTGATCCTGGTGCCGCGCCATCCCCAGCGCTTTGACGAAGTGGCGCAGCTCGCGGGGCTCAAGGGCTTGCGCGTCGCGCGTCGCAGTGCCCTGTCGCTGTCGGCGGCCGAAGCGCCCGATGCGGCCGGTGTGCTGGATGCGGACATCCTGCTGGGCGATTCGATGGGCGAAATGGCGCTGTACTACGCCGCCGCGCAGGCCGCATTCATCGGCGGCAGCCTGCTGCCGATGGGCGGACAGAACCTGATCGAGGCCTGTGCGGTCGGGACCCCCGTCGTGATCGGTCCGCATACCTTCAATTTCGCGCAGGCCACGCGCGATGCCGTGGCGGCGGGCGCATGCGTGCAGGTGGAGGATGCCGCCTGCGCCGTGCGCGTGATCGACCAGTGGCTGTCCGATGCCGATGCGCGCGAGGCCGCATCGCGTGCCGCGCTGGCATTCGCCGCGACCCACGGCGGCGCCACGGCACGCACGGTGGAGGCGGTGGCGTCGCTGGTGCTGCCGTCGCTCTAG
- a CDS encoding phosphomannomutase/phosphoglucomutase: MQIDPSIFKAYDIRGIVGKNVDRETARLIGRAFGSAARAKGEAAVVIGRDGRLSGPDLVGGLAEGLRQSGVDVIDLGLVATPMVYFGTNIELAGRRATSGVMVTGSHNPPDYNGFKMVLAGQAIYGEQIQALRQRIEQGDFTEGAGAYVQVDVRQQYIDRIVSDVKMARPMKIAVDCGNGVAGAFAPALFRAMGCEVTELFCEVDGHFPNHHPDPAHVENLQDLVRTLQTTDCELGLAFDGDGDRLGVVTKDGQVIFPDRQLMLFAQEVLSRNPGGEIIFDVKCTGKLAPFIREHGGKATMWKTGHSLVKAKLKETGAPLAGEMSGHIFFKDRWYGFDDGLYTGARLLEIVSRHADPSAVLNALPNSHCTPELQLKCAEGEPFALLDRIKANATFDGAKEVNRIDGVRVEYADGFGLARPSNTTPVVVMRFEADNDAAMARIQGEFRRVILAEKPDAKLPF; encoded by the coding sequence ATGCAAATTGACCCCTCCATCTTCAAGGCCTATGACATTCGCGGCATCGTCGGCAAGAACGTCGACCGTGAAACCGCGCGGCTGATCGGCCGGGCCTTCGGTTCGGCGGCCCGCGCCAAGGGCGAGGCCGCGGTGGTGATCGGCCGCGACGGCCGCCTGTCCGGTCCGGATCTCGTGGGCGGCCTGGCCGAAGGCCTGCGCCAGAGCGGCGTGGACGTGATCGACCTCGGGCTGGTGGCCACGCCGATGGTCTACTTCGGCACCAACATCGAGCTGGCCGGCCGTCGCGCCACGTCCGGCGTGATGGTCACCGGCAGCCACAACCCGCCCGACTACAACGGCTTCAAGATGGTGCTGGCAGGCCAGGCCATCTACGGCGAGCAGATCCAGGCGCTGCGCCAGCGCATCGAGCAGGGTGACTTCACCGAGGGCGCCGGTGCATATGTCCAGGTGGATGTGCGGCAGCAGTACATCGACCGCATCGTCTCCGACGTCAAGATGGCGCGGCCGATGAAGATCGCGGTGGACTGCGGCAACGGCGTGGCGGGCGCTTTCGCGCCGGCGCTGTTCCGCGCCATGGGCTGCGAGGTGACGGAGCTGTTCTGCGAGGTGGACGGCCATTTCCCGAACCACCACCCGGATCCGGCCCACGTCGAGAACCTGCAGGATCTCGTGCGCACGCTGCAGACGACCGACTGCGAGCTCGGCCTCGCCTTCGACGGCGACGGTGATCGCCTGGGCGTGGTCACCAAGGATGGCCAGGTGATCTTCCCGGACCGCCAACTGATGCTGTTCGCGCAGGAGGTGCTGTCGCGCAACCCGGGCGGCGAGATCATCTTCGACGTAAAGTGCACCGGCAAGCTGGCGCCGTTCATCCGCGAACATGGCGGCAAGGCCACGATGTGGAAGACGGGACACTCGCTGGTCAAGGCCAAGCTGAAGGAAACCGGCGCGCCGCTGGCCGGCGAGATGAGCGGCCATATCTTCTTCAAGGACCGCTGGTACGGCTTCGACGACGGTCTCTACACCGGCGCGCGCCTGCTGGAGATCGTGTCGCGCCACGCCGATCCGAGCGCCGTGCTGAACGCGCTGCCGAATTCGCACTGCACGCCCGAGCTGCAGCTCAAGTGCGCCGAGGGCGAGCCGTTCGCGCTGCTCGACAGGATCAAGGCGAACGCGACCTTCGATGGCGCGAAGGAAGTGAACCGCATCGACGGCGTGCGCGTGGAGTATGCCGATGGCTTCGGCCTGGCGCGTCCGTCCAACACCACGCCGGTGGTGGTGATGCGCTTCGAGGCTGACAACGATGCCGCCATGGCGCGCATCCAGGGCGAATTTCGCCGCGTGATCCTGGCCGAGAAGCCGGACGCGAAGCTGCCGTTCTGA
- a CDS encoding glycosyltransferase family 2 protein: MLKSGAIFVTFRPTNEQVAAIAATARLFDAVIVVDNSPAPDAALRHRFSLPNVQFLENANRGGIAGAFNRGVEALLASGIDRVYFFDQDSAVPADYRQLMDEALDGAPEACMIGPKIYDINLRAFSPRYLVSRWTYRADPIPESANALIPCSFLISSGSVATRAALTVCGPFREDYFIDDVDTEYCLRAAQLGVGVFINPRAVLNHAIGEREEHRFLGVRIRPSHHGALRRYYRCRNGISLSLRHARHSPAFLIHNQKRLAHEIIGVLLYERRKWKKLTAIGVGIIHGVMSRLGDLREIAPRFHQWLVG, translated from the coding sequence ATGCTGAAATCAGGTGCAATTTTCGTCACGTTCCGTCCGACGAACGAGCAGGTCGCTGCGATCGCCGCCACGGCGCGGCTGTTCGATGCCGTGATCGTGGTCGACAACTCGCCGGCGCCGGACGCGGCCCTGCGTCACCGCTTCAGTCTGCCGAACGTCCAGTTTCTGGAGAACGCAAACCGTGGCGGGATCGCGGGGGCGTTCAATCGCGGTGTCGAGGCGCTGCTGGCGAGCGGGATCGACCGGGTCTACTTCTTCGACCAGGATTCGGCGGTTCCGGCCGACTATCGCCAGCTCATGGACGAGGCGCTGGACGGCGCGCCCGAGGCCTGCATGATCGGGCCCAAGATCTATGACATCAACCTGCGCGCATTCTCGCCGCGCTACCTGGTGTCACGCTGGACGTATCGCGCGGATCCCATCCCCGAGTCGGCCAACGCGCTGATACCGTGCTCGTTCCTGATTTCGAGCGGCTCGGTGGCCACCAGGGCGGCGTTGACGGTGTGCGGTCCGTTCCGGGAAGACTATTTCATCGACGATGTCGATACGGAGTACTGCCTGCGCGCGGCCCAGCTGGGCGTCGGCGTGTTCATCAACCCGCGCGCCGTGCTGAACCACGCGATCGGCGAGCGCGAAGAGCACCGGTTCCTGGGCGTGCGGATCCGGCCGAGCCATCATGGCGCATTGCGCAGGTACTACCGTTGCCGGAACGGCATCAGCCTCAGCCTGCGGCATGCGCGGCATTCGCCCGCGTTTCTGATACATAACCAGAAGCGGCTGGCGCACGAGATCATCGGTGTGTTGCTCTATGAGCGGCGGAAGTGGAAGAAATTGACGGCGATCGGGGTCGGCATCATCCACGGCGTGATGAGCCGGCTGGGCGATCTCCGGGAAATCGCCCCGCGGTTCCATCAGTGGCTGGTGGGCTGA
- a CDS encoding META domain-containing protein: MSRPDRSKPSLLQTPRRVVLAAAALAALTAATIIGAGCMTTPKATTPVAPVARSDAASVPVAVVAASAVSGVSGAVVPASTPTPAPASAAPNPGQASLTQAQGEGRSRFVLVRWQEPGAAPKELPPAEGDGEDPSNPPISIEFSAGLEAASGVASGYSGCNRFTGPYEKLVSGMRFGALVSTRVACDPARMQLENDFLEALKSPLATVGMQPSSAGAQGRQVIWKTAGGALLQFAEHPLPPRGQPH, translated from the coding sequence ATGTCTCGCCCCGATCGTTCCAAGCCCAGTCTGCTGCAGACGCCGCGCCGCGTGGTGCTGGCCGCGGCAGCCCTGGCCGCGCTGACGGCCGCCACCATCATCGGCGCCGGCTGCATGACGACACCCAAGGCAACCACGCCGGTTGCACCGGTCGCACGCAGCGATGCGGCATCGGTCCCCGTCGCCGTTGTCGCTGCTTCTGCTGTTTCTGGTGTTTCCGGTGCGGTCGTGCCGGCCTCGACGCCAACCCCGGCCCCGGCATCGGCCGCTCCCAATCCCGGACAGGCTTCGCTGACGCAGGCGCAGGGCGAGGGACGTTCGCGCTTCGTCCTGGTGCGCTGGCAGGAGCCCGGTGCCGCGCCGAAAGAGCTGCCTCCGGCCGAAGGCGATGGCGAGGATCCGTCGAACCCGCCCATCTCGATCGAATTCAGTGCCGGCCTGGAAGCCGCCAGCGGCGTGGCCTCGGGCTATTCCGGCTGCAACCGCTTCACCGGGCCGTACGAGAAACTCGTGTCGGGCATGCGCTTTGGCGCGCTGGTGTCGACGCGCGTGGCCTGCGATCCGGCGCGCATGCAGCTGGAGAACGATTTCCTGGAGGCGTTGAAGTCGCCGCTGGCGACGGTGGGCATGCAGCCTTCGTCCGCCGGCGCACAGGGCCGCCAGGTGATCTGGAAGACCGCCGGCGGTGCACTGCTGCAATTCGCCGAGCACCCGCTGCCGCCGCGCGGGCAGCCGCACTGA
- a CDS encoding glycosyltransferase family 2 protein: MTNITASIVLYNNPIDQIRQCIESMQADTRVHVLLVDNSEKKGGYAGLAADNVEILDAPGNVGFGRGHNLVLGRLAALRSEVHLVVNPDIVVSAGCVRAVADVLLQRKDVTLVGPRVVSPDGALYRSCKLLPTPWNLFARRFAPRQLYAAADARYELEAFGYDRELRLHNLSGAFLAFRSEAFTALGGFDPRYFMYLEDVDICRRAAGLGAVIFLPQAEVVHEHGKGSYRSWRLLREHMRSAILYFNRFGWFVDAERRLLNRETLARVNDMRSVV, translated from the coding sequence ATGACGAATATCACGGCATCGATTGTTCTGTATAACAATCCGATCGATCAGATCCGGCAGTGCATCGAGTCGATGCAGGCGGATACGCGCGTTCACGTGCTGCTGGTCGACAACTCCGAGAAAAAGGGCGGTTACGCCGGCCTGGCGGCAGACAACGTCGAAATCCTCGATGCGCCGGGCAATGTCGGCTTCGGCCGGGGGCACAATCTTGTCCTGGGCCGGCTGGCGGCGCTGCGCTCCGAGGTCCACCTGGTGGTGAACCCCGATATCGTGGTCAGTGCGGGTTGCGTGCGGGCGGTGGCGGACGTGCTGCTCCAGCGCAAGGACGTCACGCTGGTCGGGCCGCGCGTGGTGTCGCCGGACGGCGCGCTGTACCGGTCGTGCAAGCTCTTGCCGACGCCGTGGAACCTGTTTGCCAGGCGGTTCGCTCCGAGGCAGCTGTACGCCGCGGCCGATGCGCGCTATGAACTGGAGGCGTTCGGCTATGACCGCGAGTTGCGGCTCCATAACCTCTCGGGGGCCTTCCTGGCATTCCGGTCGGAGGCCTTCACCGCGTTGGGCGGGTTCGATCCCAGGTATTTCATGTATCTGGAGGATGTCGATATCTGTCGTCGGGCTGCGGGCCTGGGCGCGGTGATCTTCCTGCCGCAGGCCGAAGTCGTGCATGAGCATGGAAAGGGTTCCTACCGTTCGTGGCGACTGCTGCGCGAGCACATGCGCTCCGCGATTCTGTATTTCAACCGCTTCGGGTGGTTTGTCGATGCGGAGCGAAGGCTGTTGAACAGGGAAACTCTGGCGCGTGTGAACGATATGCGCTCGGTTGTTTGA
- the waaC gene encoding lipopolysaccharide heptosyltransferase I — translation MRVLIVKVSSLGDVVHCTPVVADILRAHPGAEIDWVVEEGFAGIVRIVRGVQDVIPFALRRWRKSLASGATWGEMAAFRRALRAKPYDVVLDTQGLIKTALVAAQARLAPNGFVAGLGNRTDGAGYEPLARLFYQREVHMEPRVHVVERSRRMVAEALGYAVPETIDFGLQPPASLPFALPRPYVALVHATSRADKGWPQDAWVDVARALLARDYALALPWGSETERRTSEAIREAIVAAVPGTLGRIVIPPRMSLPDVTAFLDQSTAVVGVDTGLVHIAAAMCKPTVALYNFSTSWRTGGYWTPKVHDLGSAEAHPTSAQALEALRALGVL, via the coding sequence ATGCGGGTGCTGATCGTCAAGGTGTCGTCGCTTGGCGATGTGGTGCACTGCACGCCGGTGGTGGCGGACATCCTGCGCGCGCATCCTGGCGCCGAGATCGACTGGGTTGTCGAGGAAGGGTTCGCGGGCATCGTGCGCATCGTGCGCGGGGTGCAGGACGTGATCCCGTTTGCGCTGCGGCGCTGGCGCAAGTCGCTGGCGTCCGGCGCGACTTGGGGCGAGATGGCGGCATTCCGCCGGGCCCTGCGCGCCAAGCCGTACGACGTGGTGCTCGACACGCAGGGCCTGATCAAGACCGCGCTGGTCGCCGCGCAGGCCCGCCTGGCGCCGAACGGGTTTGTCGCCGGGCTGGGCAATCGCACCGACGGCGCAGGCTACGAGCCGCTGGCTCGGCTGTTCTACCAGCGCGAGGTCCACATGGAGCCGCGCGTGCACGTGGTCGAGCGCTCGCGCCGCATGGTGGCGGAGGCCCTCGGTTACGCCGTCCCCGAGACGATCGACTTCGGCCTGCAGCCGCCGGCCAGCCTGCCGTTCGCGCTGCCGCGCCCATATGTGGCGCTGGTGCATGCCACCTCGCGCGCCGACAAGGGCTGGCCGCAGGATGCCTGGGTCGATGTCGCCCGCGCGCTGCTGGCCCGCGATTACGCCCTGGCGCTGCCCTGGGGCAGCGAAACCGAGCGCCGCACCAGCGAGGCCATCCGCGAAGCCATCGTGGCCGCGGTACCGGGCACACTCGGGCGGATCGTGATCCCGCCGCGCATGTCGCTGCCCGACGTGACCGCCTTCCTCGACCAGTCGACCGCGGTGGTCGGGGTCGACACCGGCCTGGTGCACATCGCCGCGGCGATGTGCAAGCCGACCGTGGCGCTCTACAACTTTTCCACGTCGTGGCGCACCGGCGGCTACTGGACGCCCAAGGTCCACGACCTCGGCAGCGCCGAGGCCCATCCGACCAGCGCGCAGGCGCTCGAAGCGCTGCGCGCGCTGGGTGTGCTCTGA
- the rfbC gene encoding dTDP-4-dehydrorhamnose 3,5-epimerase, whose product MNLNVVPTAIPEVLILEPKVFGDDRGFFFESFNARAFEQVTGVKRTFVQDNHSRSARNVLRGLHYQIQHPQGKLVRVTVGEVFDVAVDLRKRSPTFGKWVGVTLSAENKRQLWVPEGFAHGFVVTSDHAEFLYKTTDYWYAEHERSIVWNDPDLGIEWPVQGTPVLAAKDAAGARFASADLFD is encoded by the coding sequence ATGAACCTGAACGTCGTTCCCACCGCCATTCCGGAGGTCCTGATCCTCGAGCCGAAAGTGTTTGGCGACGACCGGGGCTTCTTCTTCGAGAGCTTCAACGCGCGTGCCTTCGAGCAGGTCACGGGCGTCAAGCGGACCTTCGTTCAGGACAACCATTCGCGCTCGGCCCGCAATGTGCTGCGCGGCTTGCACTACCAGATCCAGCATCCGCAGGGAAAGCTGGTGCGCGTGACGGTCGGTGAAGTCTTCGATGTCGCGGTCGATCTGCGCAAGCGCTCGCCGACCTTCGGCAAGTGGGTCGGCGTGACGCTGTCGGCGGAGAACAAGCGCCAGCTGTGGGTGCCGGAAGGGTTTGCGCATGGCTTTGTCGTGACCTCCGACCACGCCGAGTTTCTGTACAAGACCACCGACTACTGGTACGCCGAACACGAGCGCAGCATCGTCTGGAACGACCCGGATCTCGGCATCGAGTGGCCGGTCCAGGGCACGCCGGTCCTGGCGGCGAAAGATGCCGCCGGCGCGCGGTTTGCCAGCGCGGACTTGTTCGACTGA
- a CDS encoding lipopolysaccharide biosynthesis protein has protein sequence MTGTPIQRTGVVRTLTNSSVVVLERIAQIGVTLVATLVIARTFGPQTYGVWQAAQSIFAVTSALCLIVPGEVLLPRLKATSDWERLSVTLSSALVARIAFGVLILVGYGVALVVAPAALHGTLVVALILQGSIAVTEPVNGLSSWYQAQLNNVPVSLRRLVGLALRLGIFVLCIVMLGRPPLPLLAAAWPIEALVAGVLVTAMFLASHGAFRFRWTATELSSLVRAGLPVWWGLLFYALFLKADRLLLPHRMDPQGFGVYGAAAQLVETAVGMVILVTNTLMPRLIYHREDGRLDRTTAAGLLGAIAIACAVTSLLAPFIIRVLFGAGFTGAAPILAIGIWLAALAAIDTLLTGILIRERAFRVVLIKWTLAAALQYAIIAELFPHLGLGAVLIAYLSGYGVALGLSGYSLNRLHSRAEARA, from the coding sequence ATGACAGGAACGCCCATTCAACGTACCGGTGTCGTCAGGACGCTCACCAATTCGAGCGTCGTCGTGCTCGAGCGGATCGCCCAGATCGGGGTGACGCTGGTCGCGACCCTGGTGATCGCGCGCACCTTCGGGCCGCAGACGTATGGCGTCTGGCAGGCCGCGCAGTCGATCTTCGCGGTGACGTCCGCGCTGTGCCTGATCGTGCCGGGCGAGGTCCTGCTGCCTCGCCTGAAGGCGACGAGCGATTGGGAGCGGCTGTCCGTCACGCTGTCGTCGGCGCTGGTCGCGCGCATCGCTTTCGGCGTGCTGATCCTGGTGGGCTACGGCGTCGCCCTGGTCGTCGCGCCGGCCGCGCTGCATGGCACGCTGGTCGTCGCGCTGATCCTGCAGGGCTCGATCGCCGTCACCGAGCCCGTGAACGGGCTGAGTTCGTGGTACCAGGCGCAGTTGAACAATGTGCCCGTGTCGCTGCGCCGCCTGGTGGGCCTGGCGCTGCGGCTCGGCATTTTTGTGCTGTGCATCGTGATGCTGGGCAGGCCGCCGCTGCCGCTGCTGGCGGCGGCCTGGCCGATCGAAGCGCTGGTCGCCGGCGTGCTCGTGACGGCGATGTTCCTGGCGTCCCACGGGGCATTCCGGTTCCGGTGGACCGCCACGGAGTTGTCGTCGCTGGTGCGCGCGGGGCTGCCGGTCTGGTGGGGGCTGCTGTTCTACGCCTTGTTCCTGAAGGCGGACCGGCTGCTGCTGCCCCATCGCATGGATCCGCAGGGTTTCGGTGTCTACGGGGCCGCGGCCCAACTGGTCGAAACCGCGGTCGGCATGGTGATTCTCGTCACCAACACGCTGATGCCGAGGCTGATCTATCACCGCGAGGACGGCCGGCTGGACCGCACGACCGCGGCGGGCCTGCTGGGCGCGATCGCGATCGCATGCGCGGTGACGTCGCTGCTGGCGCCGTTCATCATCCGCGTGCTGTTCGGTGCGGGTTTCACCGGCGCGGCGCCGATCCTGGCCATCGGCATCTGGCTGGCTGCCCTGGCAGCGATCGATACGCTGCTGACGGGTATCTTGATCCGGGAGCGGGCGTTCCGGGTGGTGCTGATCAAGTGGACGCTTGCCGCGGCCCTGCAGTACGCGATCATTGCCGAGCTGTTTCCGCATCTGGGGCTGGGCGCGGTGCTCATCGCCTATCTGTCGGGATATGGCGTGGCGCTGGGGCTCTCAGGGTATAGCCTGAATAGGTTGCACTCGCGTGCCGAGGCACGGGCGTAG